The following proteins are co-located in the Oncorhynchus clarkii lewisi isolate Uvic-CL-2024 chromosome 30, UVic_Ocla_1.0, whole genome shotgun sequence genome:
- the LOC139389329 gene encoding rab-like protein 6, protein MFSALKKLVGSEPGQPRDKNIPAGMQSMNHSLQRRFAKGVQYNMKIVIRGDRNTGKSTLWHRLQGKKFTDDYVPTQEIQATSIHWNYKTTDDVVKVEVWDVVDKGQKYPLPEGVGRGKKRGDTLKVENEPQESDEVALDAEFLDVYKNCNGVIMMFDITKQWTFNYILRELPKVPTHVPVCVLGNHRDMGDHRVILPDDIRQVIANLNRPMGSSYIHYAEASMKNGFGLKYLHRFFNIPFLQLQRETLLRQLETNQLDMDATLEELCVQQETEDQNYEIFLENTETRNKGYGSPCPANGQSPCSGSQSPIVPPSGASTGSSSPGTPQQPPIAAQVPSLQSLSPSPSPPPPALPAGMVSPTTEPQSPTLTQARSPDHLGLSPSPPAQAPPPQKRGLISRLFGSAPAPEVPAAMPEPEPSPVCPAKVQSVDDFVPDEGLDKSFLEDSFPSKVKVPQPAPALDSDSEGEDRGNPMVAGYQDELDPDDKELPQPSTLGLLTSKDFTMSSDEEEAPPPPAAPAAAQDDHLDRESELKRLGTESIMPHAMEPQAPEPLTPASQLLENAVLLEAEPISLTMIPAVALEQPGPQPGPPRAKKGGSPGVEGSDSDPEAPVAEQMLSFIMDDPDFESEQEVVIQKITTEVFPVRDEVLSDLELSDDDILPAILIPEPLKATLVLKPSFKGKNETDLFGLGFTEEAHRAKDSSEDLEEKESKHSSKEKKKKKKKNKEEEEKSSKKKHRKVKKKEKDETGTGDDKEKKKKKSRTKKTGDVDDLEDFLAGGEGSENREGGDYEEL, encoded by the exons ATGTTTTCAGCTCTGAAGAAGCTAGTTGGTTCTGAACCAGGCCAGCCGAGGGACAAGAACATCCCCGCTGGTATGCAGTCCATGAATCATAGTTTACAGAGACGCTTTGCCAAAGGAGTACAGTACAACA TGAAAATAGTTATCCGTGGAGACAGAAATACTGGAAAGAGCACTCTATGGCATCGACTGCAAGGAAAGAAATTCACGGATGACTACGTCCCCACTCAAGAGATCCAGGCAACCAGCATCCATTGGAACTACAAAA CCACTGATGACGTGGTCAAGGTGGAGGTGTGGGACGTGGTGGATAAGG GCCAAAAATACCCTCTCCCTGAGGGTGTAG GCCGAGGTAAAAAACGAGGGGACACTTTGAAAGTGGAGAATGAACCCCAAGAG TCTGACGAGGTGGCCTTGGATGCAGAGTTCCTTGACGTTTACAAGAACTGCAACGGTGTGATCATGATGTTTGACATCACCAAGCAATG GACGTTCAACTACATCCTGAGAGAACTACCCAAAGTACCCACTCATGTTCCAGTGTGTGTCCTAGGCAACCACAGGGACATGGGTGACCACCGTGTCATCCTACCTGATGACATCCGCCAGGTTATTGCTAATCTCAATAG ACCCATGGGTTCCTCCTATATTCACTACGCTGAAGCCTCTATGAAGAATGGATTTGGCTTGAAATATTTACACCGATTTTTCAACATCCCTTTCCTGCAACTGCAG AGGGAGACTCTGTTACGGCAGCTCGAGACCAACCAGTTAGACATGGACGCTACTCTGGAGGAGCTCTGCGTGCAGCAGGAGACTGaggatcaaaactatgaaat TTTCTTGGAGAATACGGAGACCCGCAATAAAGGCTATGGTTCACCTTGTCCAGCCAACGGTCAGAGCCCTTGCTCGGGCTCCCAATCCCCCATCGTCCCTCCAAGTGGGGCCTCCACTGGCAGCTCTAGCCCTGGGACCCCTCAGCAGCCACCCATCGCTGCCCAGGTCCCTAGCCTTCAGTCTCTCtcgccttctccctctcctccacctcctgccTTGCCAGCCGGGATGGTTTCCCCCACCACTGAGCCTCAGTCCCCCACTCTGACACAGGCTCGGAGTCCTGATCATCTTGGACTGTCACCATCCCCCCCTGCCCAGGCACCGCCTCCTCAGAAACGTGGCCTCATCTCACGTCTCTTTGGCTCCGCCCCTGCCCCAGAAGTCCCTGCAGCCATGCCAG AGCCAGAGCCTTCCCCTGTGTGTCCTGCTAAAGTTCAGAGTGTGGATGACTTTGTGCCAGACGAGGGTCTGGATAAAAGCTTCCTGGAGGACAGCTTCCCCTCTAAAGTCAAGGTCCCCCAGCCAGCACCTGCACTGGACAGTGACAG tgagggagaagacagagggaaccCTATGGTGGCAGGTTATCAGGATGAACTAGACCCAGATGACAAAGAGCTGCCCCAGCCCAGCACCCTGGGCCTTCTCACCAGTAAAGACTTCACCATGTCCAGCGATGAGGAGGAAGCACCCCCACCACCAGCAGCACCCGCTGCCGCGCAGGATGACCACCTTGACCGTGAATCAGAGCTGAAAAG ACTGGGCACTGAGTCCATAATGCCCCATGCCATGGAGCCTCAAGCTCCGGAGCCTTTGACTCCTGCTTCCCAGCTCCTGGAGAACGCTGTCCTCTTGGAGGCAGAGCCAATCTCCCTCACCATGATCCCTGCAGTAGCCCTGGAGCAGCCAGGCCCCCAGCCAGGCCCACCCAGAGCAAAGAAGGGGGGAAGCCCTGGGGTGGAGGGTTCAGACTCTGACCCAGAGGCCCCTGTTGCTGAACAGATGCTTTCTTTCATCATGGATGATCCTGATTTTGAGTCTGAGCAGGAGGTGGTCATCCAGAAGATAACTACG GAGGTTTTCCCAGTCAGGGATGAAGTACTGTCTGATCTGGAGCTGTCAGATGATGACATCCTTCCAGCCATTCTGATCCCTGAGCCTCTGAAGGCCACGCTGGTCCTGAAGCCCTCCTTTAAGGGCAAGAATGAGACAGACCTGTTTGGCTTGGGCTTCACTGAGGAGGCCCACAGAGCCAAGGACAGCAGTGAGGACCTAGAAG AGAAGGAAAGCAAACACTCCTCAAAagaaaagaagaaaaagaagaagaaaaacaaagaG